A stretch of the Syntrophorhabdales bacterium genome encodes the following:
- a CDS encoding (2Fe-2S)-binding protein: protein MKTLKFTLNGKAVRAEVEDHELLLATLRERFSLTSVKEGCSIGECGVCTVLIDNEPCYSCLTLSSKVDGRDVKTIEFLGDEQMLHPLQETFITHGAVQCGFCTPAMLLVGYSLLLRKEDPSMEEIREAMSGTLCRCTGYTQIVEAIKDAAPFLEHSAKK from the coding sequence GTGAAAACTCTCAAGTTCACACTCAATGGAAAAGCAGTCAGGGCCGAAGTGGAAGACCACGAGCTGTTGCTCGCCACACTGCGGGAGCGCTTTTCCCTCACCAGCGTGAAAGAGGGCTGCTCAATAGGCGAGTGTGGTGTCTGTACGGTGCTCATCGACAACGAGCCCTGTTACTCCTGCTTGACGCTATCAAGTAAAGTGGATGGCCGCGATGTGAAGACCATAGAGTTCCTTGGGGACGAACAGATGCTCCATCCGCTTCAGGAAACCTTCATTACCCACGGTGCGGTCCAGTGCGGTTTCTGCACACCGGCGATGCTGCTTGTCGGCTACAGTCTGCTGTTGAGGAAAGAGGATCCGAGTATGGAGGAGATCCGGGAGGCCATGAGCGGCACGTTATGCCGCTGCACAGGATACACCCAGATCGTCGAGGCGATAAAAGATGCTGCCCCGTTTCTTGAGCATTCTGCCAAAAAGTAA
- a CDS encoding FAD binding domain-containing protein, translating to MLPRFLSILPKSKQEALVTLADTDGAAVVAGGTDLMVRMKKGESHKYLIDISGLKELWGANILDGRINIGSVTSFRALSMDPLVSTLAPALSQAASWIGSPQIRSMATIGGNIVNASPAADTIPPLLVHDARVVLESRDQVRAERLEDFITGPYKTAISSKEILSALRIEQLDGYTEGYRRIAKRAAWAISRLGVAWAISESDNTFTDVRLAIGSCTPAPFRARNVELFLIGKKREAPVIREAVSLCLSEIRRISGERPSFAYKLPVVRDLLGLLLGGR from the coding sequence ATGCTGCCCCGTTTCTTGAGCATTCTGCCAAAAAGTAAGCAGGAAGCGCTCGTCACTCTCGCGGATACTGATGGCGCGGCAGTAGTCGCGGGCGGGACCGACCTCATGGTTCGGATGAAGAAGGGCGAATCACACAAGTACCTAATCGACATTTCAGGATTAAAAGAACTATGGGGCGCAAACATCCTTGACGGTCGCATCAACATAGGGTCCGTTACTTCTTTTCGGGCGCTCAGCATGGACCCTCTCGTCTCTACTTTGGCGCCAGCGCTCTCCCAGGCTGCATCGTGGATCGGCTCTCCGCAGATCCGTAGCATGGCCACCATTGGTGGCAATATTGTGAATGCTTCGCCAGCTGCCGACACAATCCCGCCCTTGCTCGTACACGATGCCAGGGTCGTGCTGGAGTCGCGCGATCAAGTACGTGCGGAGCGGCTGGAGGATTTCATCACCGGACCTTACAAGACGGCCATCTCTTCGAAGGAGATACTCTCTGCTCTGCGCATTGAGCAATTGGACGGCTACACGGAGGGCTACAGGCGCATTGCCAAACGGGCGGCCTGGGCAATATCGCGTCTCGGTGTTGCGTGGGCTATATCGGAAAGCGATAACACCTTTACTGATGTCCGGCTCGCGATAGGCAGTTGCACGCCCGCGCCATTCAGAGCAAGGAACGTTGAACTATTCCTCATCGGCAAGAAGCGAGAGGCTCCGGTCATCAGGGAAGCAGTATCCCTCTGCCTTTCAGAAATTCGCCGTATCAGCGGAGAACGGCCCTCCTTCGCCTATAAGCTGCCTGTTGTCCGCGATCTTCTTGGCTTACTGTTGGGAGGCAGATGA